A segment of the Leclercia adecarboxylata genome:
CGCTGTACTAACAGGATATTTTTGACGAAGATGGCGGGTGGCGCTGGCGCTAACCCGCCCTACGGCGCCACCTGTAGGCCCGGTAAGCGTCAGCGCCACCGGGCATATTCGTAAGACGTCTCAAACAGAAGAGTAATTTATGGCTGCAACCAAGCCTGCATTTAACCCTCCGGGTAAAAAAGGTGACATGATTTTCAGCGCGCTGGTAAGACTGGCTGCGCTGATTGTGCTATTGCTGCTGGGCGGCATCATCGTGTCTCTGATTTTCTCCTCATGGCCGAGCATCCAGAAATTTGGTTTCTCCTTCCTGTGGACCAAAGAGTGGGATGCCCCGAACGATATCTACGGTGCGCTGGTGCCGATCTACGGCACGCTGGTGACCTCGTTTATCGCCCTGCTGATTGCCGTGCCGGTGAGCTTTGGTATCGCCCTGTTCCTGACTGAACTGGCGCCGAACTGGCTGAAGCGTCCGCTGGGTATCGCCATCGAGCTGCTGGCGGCGATCCCGAGTATCGTTTACGGCATGTGGGGCCTGTTTATCTTTGCGCCGCTGTTCGCGACTTACTTCCAGGAGCCGGTGGGCAACGTCCTCTCCGCCATCCCGTTTGTGGGCGCCCTTTTCTCCGGTCCGGCATTCGGTATCGGGATCCTGGCCGCAGGCGTCATCCTTGCCATCATGATTATTCCTTACATCGCGGCGGTGATGCGCGATGTCTTCGAACAAACCCCGGTGATGATGAAAGAGTCGGCCTACGGCATCGGCTGCACCACCTGGGAAGTTATCTGGCGTATCGTTCTGCCGTTCACCAAAAATGGGGTAATTGGCGGCGTCATGCTGGGTCTGGGCCGCGCGCTGGGTGAAACCATGGCCGTGACCTTTATCATCGGTAACACCTACCAGCTCGACAGCGCCTCGCTCTATATGCCGGGCAACAGCATCACCTCGGCGCTGGCTAACGAATTCGCTGAAGCGGAATCAGGCCTGCACGTTGCCGCGCTGATGGAACTGGGCTTAATTCTGTTTGTGATCACCTTCATCGTCCTGGCGATCTCCAAAGTGATGATCATGCGCCTGGCGAAAAATGAGGGGGCACGCTAATGGCAACGCTCGAAATGCAAAACACCGTGGAGCTGGCGGAATCTCGCCGCAAAATGCAGGCGAAGCGCCGCATGAAGAACCGCCTCGCGTTGACGCTCTCGATGGCGACGATGGCATTCGGTTTGTTCTGGCTGGTCTGGATCCTGTTCTCCACGGTAACGCGCGGTATCGACGGCATGTCGCTGGCGCTGTTCACCGAGATGACCCCGCCACCCAATACCGCCGGCGGCGGGCTGGCAAACGCCCTGGCGGGCAGCGGCCTGCTGATCCTGTGGGCGACCGTGTTCGGTACGCCGCTCGGCATCATGGCGGGGATCTATCTGGCGGAGTACGGCCGTAAATCCTGGATTGCGGAAGTGATCCGCTTCATTAACGACATTCTGCTCTCTGCCCCGTCGATTGTGGTCGGTCTGTTCGTCTACACCATCGTGGTGGCGCAGATGGAGCACTTCTCCGGCTGGGCCGGGGTGATTGCGCTGGCGCTGCTGCAGGTGCCTATCGTCATCCGTACCACCGAGAACATGCTGAAACTGGTACCGGACAGCCTGCGTGAAGCGGCCTACGCGCTGGGTACGCCGAAGTGGAAGATGATCTCTGCCATTACTCTGAAGGCGTCCATCTCCGGGATCCTGACCGGCGTACTGTTGGCTGTGGCCCGTATTGCCGGTGAAACCGCGCCGCTGCTCTTTACCGCGCTCTCCAACCAGTTCTGGAGCACGGACATGATGCAGCCGATTGCCAACCTGCCGGTGACCATCTTTAAATTTGCGATGAGCCCGTTTGCCGAATGGCAGTCGCTGGCCTGGGCCGGGGTCCTGATTATTACCCTGTGCGTACTGTTACTGAACATTCTGGCGCGCGTTATTTTCGCGAAGAAGAAACACGGTTAATTATTGACGGCGTGGCACTCTGCGGCGCCGGATGAGGAAATGAGTCAATGAGTATGGTCGATACTGCCCCGGGTAAACTTGCGGTTCGTGATCTGAACTTCTACTACGGCAAGTTCCATGCCCTGAAAAACATCAACCTGGATATTGCCAAAAACCAGGTTACGGCATTCATCGGTCCGTCGGGCTGCGGGAAATCCACGCTGCTGCGTACCTTTAACAAAATGTATTCACTCTATCCGGAGCAGCGCGCTGAAGGCGAGATCCTGCTGGACGGCGACAACATTCTGACCAATACCCAGGACATCGCCCTGCTGCGTGCGAAAGTGGGCATGGTGTTCCAGAAACCGACGCCGTTCCCGATGTCCATCTATGACAACATCGCCTTTGGCGTGCGCCTGTTTGAGAAGCTCTCCCGTGCCGATATGGACGAGCGCGTGCAGTGGGCCTTGACCAAGGCCGCATTATGGAACGAAACCAAAGATAAACTTCACCAGAGCGGATACTCTCTCTCCGGTGGTCAGCAGCAGCGTCTGTGCATTGCGCGTGGTATCGCCATTCGCCCGGAAGTGTTATTGCTGGATGAACCGTGCTCAGCGCTGGATCCGATCTCTACCGGCCGTATCGAAGAGCTGATCACCGAATTAAAACAGGATTACACCGTGGTGATCGTGACCCACAACATGCAGCAGGCTGCGCGTTGTTCTGACCACACGGCGTTTATGTACCTGGGCGAGTTGATTGAGTTCAGTAACACGGACGATCTGTTCACCAAACCCGCCAAAAAACAAACCGAAGATTATATTACTGGCCGCTACGGTTGATTTGGAGTTAACCATGGACAACCTCAATCTTAATAAACACATTTCCGGCCAGTTCAACGCAGAGCTGGAAAGTATCCGCACCCAGGTGATGACCATGGGCGGAATGGTCGAGCAGCAGCTTTCTGACGCGATCACCGCAATGCACAACCAGGACAGCGAGCTGGCGAAGCGCGTGGTGGAAGGTGACAAACACGTCAACATGATGGAAGTGGCGATCGACGAAGCCTGCGTGCGCATCATCGCCAAGCGTCAGCCGACGGCGAGCGACCTGCGTCTGGTCATGGCGATCATCAAAACCATCGCCGAGCTGGAACGTATTGGCGACGTGGCGGACAAAATCTGCCGCACCGCGCTGGAGAAGTTCTCCCAGCAGCACCAGCCGCTGCTGGTGAGCCTGGAGTCGCTGGGTCGCCACACCGTGCAGATGCTGCACGACGTGCTGGATGCCTTTGCGCGTATGGATCTGGATGAAGCGGTGCGTATTTACCGTGAAGACAAGAAGGTCGACCAGGAGTACGAAGGCATTGTACGTCAGCTGATGACCTACATGATGGAAGATACTCGCACCATCCCAAGCGTCCTGACCGCCCTGTTCTGCGCCCGCTCTATCGAGCGTATCGGTGACCGCTGCCAGAACATTTGCGAATATATCTTTTACTTCGTGAAAGGACAGGATTTCCGTCACGTCGGCGGGGATGAACTGGACAAAATGCTCGCCGGAAAAGATCCGAAAGAGTAATTTTTCCCCTAACGCCAGCTTTGCTGGCGTTATATTTAAATATCAAAATATTTCCTCTACGAATAACTCTTTTCCTCCCCACGTAATAACATTGCCGTCAGTCACATTTCAAACTTTTCCCGGTTGTTTTCTTTTGTCTTCTACCCTAAAACATCCCGATATTAACGCGAGCCACTGAAATACGTTAATGCGCTAATAACGTTATTAAGCAAAAATGGATTGTTACCGCTATTAAGCGGGCAAAACCTGAAAGTGATTATCTCCTGGCGGAGGCTAATCGCTTTCAGGTTTTTTTATTTTAAAAGATAAATTAACAGGGACTTATATTATGTTCAGGAGAACCCTTATTACCTCGGCCATTTTAATGATGGCACCTCTCGGTCAGGCCGTGTCTGCGCCATTAACGGTGGAGCAGCGCCTCGAATTACTGGAAAAGGCGCTAAAAGAGACTCAGGCAGAGCTTCAGCAGTATAAAGATAAGGAGATCGTCAAAACGCAGACCGCCCGCCCGGCGAAAAAACCCGACGCCGTACTGGTCAAAACAGAGGATGCCCATACCGAGGCGGTTTATTCCTCCATCACCATGAAAGACTTCAGTAAATTTGTGAAAGATGAAATTGGCTTTAGCTATAACGGCTATTTCCGCTCCGGCTGGGGCACCGCATCGCATGGTTCGCCAAAGTCCTGGGCCATTGGCTCCCTGGGGCGCTTCGGTAATGAATATTCGGGCTGGTTCGATTTGCAGCTTAAGCAGCGGGTCTATAACGAAGGCAATAAACGCGTCGATGCCATTGTGATGCTGGATGGCAACGTCGGCCAACAGTACTCCACCGGCTGGTTTGGCGATAACGCGGGCGGCGAAAACTATCTGCAATTTTCCGATATGTACGTGACTACCCAGGGGTTCCTGCCGTTTGCCCCGGAGGCCGATTTCTGGGTCGGGAAGCACGGTGCACCGAAGATCGAAATCCAGATGCTGGACTGGAAAACCCAACGAACGGATGCCGCAGCGGGCGTAGGGCTGGAAAACTGGAAAGTGGGACCCGGCAAGGTGGATATTGCGCTGGTGCGGGAAGACGTGGATGACTACGATCGCGAGCTCAAAAACAAGCAGCAGTTGAACACCAATACCATCGACCTGCGTTATAAAGAACTGCCGCTATGGGATAAAGCCTCGCTGATGGTCAGCGGGCGCTACGTCGCGGCCAATCAAAGCTCAGGCGAGAAGTATAACCAGGATAATAACGGCTATTATCCGTGGAAAGACACCTGGATGGTCGGCACCACCTTAACGCAAAAACTGGATAGCGGCGGATTTAATGAGTATTCCGTGCTGGTGGCGAATAACTCCATCGCCAGCAGCTTCTCGCGCTATGCCGGTTCCAGCCCTTTTACCACCTCCAACGGCAGATATTATGGCGACCATACCAACGGGACGGCGGTGCGCGTGACCTCGCAGGGCGAGATGTATCTACGGGATGACGTCATCATGGCCAGCGCGCTGGTGTACTCCTTCGGCAATGACGTTTACAGCTATGAAACCGGGGCCCATTCCGATTTCGAGTCCATTCGCGCCGTTGTGCGTCCGGCGTATATCTGGGATCAATATAATCAGTCAGGCGTTGAGCTGGGTTATTTCAAACAGCAAAACACCGATCTGACCGGCAAGAAATATTATGAATCAGGCTATAAAACCACGCTGTTCCATACTTTCAAAGTGAATACCAGTATGTTGACCTCCCGCCCGGAACTGCGTTTTTATGGCACTTATATTAAAGCCGAAGAGACGGAATTAGATAATTTCACCTTCGAAGACCAAAAAAAGGATCAGTTTGCCATTGGCGCGCAGGCTGAAATCTGGTGGTAACTGGATCGCATAAAGGACAATATTAATGAAAAGAATGAAAACAGCTTTATCCGTTATTACGCTCTGTCTTGCACTCGGCCCATCGGCTTTCGCGGCAGATCTTCCCGCTGCCCCGGATCCCGCTTATCCGCTGAGCCAGTATGTCACCCAGGTAAATGCCGATAATACGGTGACGTATCGCTACTTCGCCCCGGCGGCGAAAAGCGTATCGGTGGTGGTGGGGATCCCGACCCCGGAAAACATTCATCCGATGACCAAAGACGCTTCGGGTATCTGGAGCTGGCGGGGGCCGGTGATGCAGCCCAATCTGTATGAATATTTCTTCAACGTTGATGGTGTACGCAGTATTGATACCGGCACGGCAATGACCAAACCACAACGTCAGGTGAACACCAGCATGGTGCTGGTGCCGGGCAGTATTCTGGACGTTAACCCGGTCCCGCACGGCGATCTTATTACCCTGACCTATCATTCGGCGGCGCTAAAGTCGGAGCGTCAGCTTTTCGTCTGGACGCCGCCGGGCTACAGCGAACAGGGGAAACCGCTGCCGGTACTCTACTTCTATCACGGCTTTGGTGATACAGGGCGCTCGGCTATCGATCAGGGGCGTATTGCGCAGATTATGGATAACCTGCTCGCGGCCGGAAAGATTGCCCCGATGCTGGTGGTGGTGCCGGATACCGAAACCGACGCCGCCGGCATTGTGCCTGAAACCTTCGTGCCGAACGAGCGACGCAAAGCCTTCTATCCATTGAATGCCCAGGCTGCCGATCGGGAGCTGATGAACGACATCATACCGCTCATAAGCCAGCGGTTTAATGTGCGTGATGATGCCGAAGGACGTGCGCTGGCGGGGTTGTCCCAGGGTGGCTATCAGGCGCTGGTCTCCGGCATGAACCATCTTGAACGCTTTGGCTGGCTGGCCACCTTTAGCGGCGTCACTACTACCAGCGTACCGGATGCGGGCGTCAGCGCGCGGCTCAACGATCCGCAGGCCATCAATAAGCAGCTACGCAATTTCACCGTTGTGGTAGGTGAAAAAGATGCCGTGACGGGCAAGGATATCGCCGGGCTGAAGCAGGAGCTTGAGAAACGCCAGATTAAGTTCGACTATCACGAATATCCGGGTCTGAATCATGAGATGGATGTCTGGCGACCGGCCTATGCGGACTTCGTCCAGAAACTGTTTAAATAGCAAAAAGCCGTAAAGCGAGTCGCTTTACGGCTTATCAGGCTTAGCGGGTGATATTCCAGCCGCGCGCTTTCCACAGTTCCGGCAGCTGGCCCAGGTCGGTAAAGGTCGTCACCTTCGGATGGTCCAGCGGTGGGTTGTGCGGATCGGCGCAGAAGTAGAATACCTCCATGCCTGCGGCGATCCCCGCCTGCGCACCCGCGCTGGAGTCGTCCACCAGAATGCAGTTCTCCACGTTGACGTTCATCGCTTTCGCGGCATGGAACATCATGGCCGGATCGGGTTTCCAGCGCTGGATATCGTAGCCGCTGTACAGTTTTTCCGGGAAATGGTGCAGCATCTGCAGCTTGCCAAGAGAGTGCTGCATTTTGCTCACCGGGCCGTTAGAGACTACACACATCGGCACCGCCATTGAATCCAGCAGGGTGCTGGCTCCATTGATCGCTTCCAGTTCGGAGTCGAAGAGGCGTGCGACCTCGGCGCGGTAAACAGGCTCCAGATCCGCTTTCGCGAGGCTGACGCCGTGTTCGGCGTTAATGATGTCGATGATTTCGTAGAGCTTCACGCCCTTAAAGCGTTTAAACGTCTCTTCGAGATCGAGCGTGATACCAAATTCCTGGAACATGGTGACATACGCCCGGGAACAGATGACCTCACTGTCGACCAGCGTACCGTCGCAGTCGAAAAATACTGCATCAATCTGAGACATGCATTTCCCTTTCTTAACAAGTTTAACGTTTACGTGCTGCATAACGTTGAGACGCAATCGTTGCCGTATAAGCAAATTCAATGAAAAAAAGTGCCTCTCAACCGCCCCTATTGTCGCATTTTGGTATAGGATAGCGACGAATTTTCCCTCCTTGTTCGGAAATAGATGATGAGTCAACAACACACTACCCAGTCTTCTGGCACGGGTTTGCTTGAGCGCGTGTTTAAACTGCGCGAACACGGCACGACGGCACGCACCGAAGTGATCGCCGGTTTCACCACCTTCCTGACGATGGTCTATATCGTTTTTGTGAACCCGCAAATTCTGGGCGTTGCTGGCATGGATACCAGTGCCGTCTTCGTTACTACCTGCCTTATCGCCGCCTTCGGCAGCATCCTGATGGGGCTGTTCGCTAACCTGCCGGTTGCGCTGGCACCGGCGATGGGTCTGAACGCCTTCTTCGCCTTTGTGGTGGTCCAGGCGATGGGCCTGCCGTGGCAGGTGGGGATGGGCGCTATCTTCTGGGGTGCCGTCGGTCTGCTGATCCTGACCATTTTCCGCGTGCGTTACTGGATGATTGCCAATATCCCGGTCAGCCTGCGCGTGGGCATCACCAGCGGAATCGGCCTGTTCATCGGCATGATGGGGCTGAAAAACGCCGGTGTGATCGTGGCAAACCCGGAAACTCTGGTCAGCATCGGTAAACTGACCTCCCACAGCGTGCTGCTGGGCGTGCTGGGCTTCTTCATCATCGCGATTCTGGCCTCCCGCAACATCCACGCGGCGGTGCTGGTCTCCATTATCGTTACTACCCTGCTGGGCTGGATGCTGGGCGACGTGCACTACAGCGGCATCGTCTCTGCGCCGCCGAGCGTGACCACCGTGATTGGCCACGTCGATCTGGCGGGCTCGCTGAACCTGGGTCTGGCCGGGGTGATCTTCTCCTTTATGCTGGTGAACCTGTTTGACTCCTCCGGGACGCTGATTGGCGTGACCGACAAAGCCGGTCTGGCGGATGAGAAGGGCAAATTCCCGCGCATGAAGCAGGCGCTGTTCGTGGACAGTATCTCTTCCGTCACTGGCTCCTTTATCGGGACCTCGTCGGTGACCGCCTATATCGAATCCTCTTCCGGGGTGTCGGTTGGTGGCCGTACCGGTCTGACCGCGGTAGTGGTTGGCCTGCTGTTCCTGCTGGTGATCTTCCTTTCACCGCTGGCGGGCATGGTACCGCCGTATGCCGCCGCCGGTGCGCTGATCTACGTGGGCGTGCTGATGACCTCCAGCCTGTCGCGCGTGAAGTGGGACGACCTGACCGAAGCGGTTCCGGCGTTTATTACCGCGGTGATGATGCCGTTCAGCTTCTCTATTACCGAAGGGATTGCGCTGGGCTTTATCTCTTACTGCGTGATGAAGGCGGGCACCGGACGCTGGCGTGAAATCAGCCCGTGCGTGATGGTCGTTGCGCTGCTGTTCGTGCTGAAGATTGCGTTTATTGATGCCTGATAAACAGAAAGCCCCCTCCCTGTGGGAGGGGGCCGGACTGCTTACGCTTTAACCCGCTGAATATACTTCCCAAACGCGCTCAGCTGACCGGTCAGATGGTCCAGGGTGCTCTGATCAATCACTTCACCCGTCTGCGGGTCGACCTTGTTCTGAATCACGCCGCCCATAAATTCCGGCTTGTTCAACACCATCGCATCCAGGAACACCAGGATCTGGCGCAGATGATACTGACAGCGTGCGCCACCAATCGCGCCCATGGAGCTGGTCTGGATCAGCACCGGTTTACCCGCCAGCGGCTGTTCCGGCAGACGGGAGAGCCAGTCAATGGCGTTCTTCAGGCCACCCGGCACGGAATAGTTATATTCCGGAGTGACAATCACCACGCCGTCCGCTTCGCGGATCTGCGCTGCCAGCGCTTCTACCGCAGCCGGGAACCCCTCTTCCTGCTGCACATCCGCGTCGTACAGCGGAATATCGCCGATCGACGGCAGGGCGGTAATGTCCATGCCCTCGGGCGCCAGCTTCGGCAGCGTGCGGGCAACCATCCCGTTAAATGAACCTTTGCGCAGGCTTCCCAGTAACGTAACAACCTTTAACGTATCAGACATCACTACTCCTTCTTGAAAGGTCAGGTGAGAATAATCGCTTTTTCCGCCGGTAGACTGGTCAGGCGCATCAGGCGCGCGGCCGGTTCGTTCGCACGGGCGGGGACGTCCGGCAGACTCTGCCAT
Coding sequences within it:
- the pstC gene encoding phosphate ABC transporter permease PstC translates to MAATKPAFNPPGKKGDMIFSALVRLAALIVLLLLGGIIVSLIFSSWPSIQKFGFSFLWTKEWDAPNDIYGALVPIYGTLVTSFIALLIAVPVSFGIALFLTELAPNWLKRPLGIAIELLAAIPSIVYGMWGLFIFAPLFATYFQEPVGNVLSAIPFVGALFSGPAFGIGILAAGVILAIMIIPYIAAVMRDVFEQTPVMMKESAYGIGCTTWEVIWRIVLPFTKNGVIGGVMLGLGRALGETMAVTFIIGNTYQLDSASLYMPGNSITSALANEFAEAESGLHVAALMELGLILFVITFIVLAISKVMIMRLAKNEGAR
- the pstA gene encoding phosphate ABC transporter permease PstA, coding for MATLEMQNTVELAESRRKMQAKRRMKNRLALTLSMATMAFGLFWLVWILFSTVTRGIDGMSLALFTEMTPPPNTAGGGLANALAGSGLLILWATVFGTPLGIMAGIYLAEYGRKSWIAEVIRFINDILLSAPSIVVGLFVYTIVVAQMEHFSGWAGVIALALLQVPIVIRTTENMLKLVPDSLREAAYALGTPKWKMISAITLKASISGILTGVLLAVARIAGETAPLLFTALSNQFWSTDMMQPIANLPVTIFKFAMSPFAEWQSLAWAGVLIITLCVLLLNILARVIFAKKKHG
- a CDS encoding NADPH-dependent FMN reductase, whose amino-acid sequence is MSDTLKVVTLLGSLRKGSFNGMVARTLPKLAPEGMDITALPSIGDIPLYDADVQQEEGFPAAVEALAAQIREADGVVIVTPEYNYSVPGGLKNAIDWLSRLPEQPLAGKPVLIQTSSMGAIGGARCQYHLRQILVFLDAMVLNKPEFMGGVIQNKVDPQTGEVIDQSTLDHLTGQLSAFGKYIQRVKA
- a CDS encoding NCS2 family permease; the encoded protein is MSQQHTTQSSGTGLLERVFKLREHGTTARTEVIAGFTTFLTMVYIVFVNPQILGVAGMDTSAVFVTTCLIAAFGSILMGLFANLPVALAPAMGLNAFFAFVVVQAMGLPWQVGMGAIFWGAVGLLILTIFRVRYWMIANIPVSLRVGITSGIGLFIGMMGLKNAGVIVANPETLVSIGKLTSHSVLLGVLGFFIIAILASRNIHAAVLVSIIVTTLLGWMLGDVHYSGIVSAPPSVTTVIGHVDLAGSLNLGLAGVIFSFMLVNLFDSSGTLIGVTDKAGLADEKGKFPRMKQALFVDSISSVTGSFIGTSSVTAYIESSSGVSVGGRTGLTAVVVGLLFLLVIFLSPLAGMVPPYAAAGALIYVGVLMTSSLSRVKWDDLTEAVPAFITAVMMPFSFSITEGIALGFISYCVMKAGTGRWREISPCVMVVALLFVLKIAFIDA
- the phoU gene encoding phosphate signaling complex protein PhoU, translating into MDNLNLNKHISGQFNAELESIRTQVMTMGGMVEQQLSDAITAMHNQDSELAKRVVEGDKHVNMMEVAIDEACVRIIAKRQPTASDLRLVMAIIKTIAELERIGDVADKICRTALEKFSQQHQPLLVSLESLGRHTVQMLHDVLDAFARMDLDEAVRIYREDKKVDQEYEGIVRQLMTYMMEDTRTIPSVLTALFCARSIERIGDRCQNICEYIFYFVKGQDFRHVGGDELDKMLAGKDPKE
- a CDS encoding alpha/beta hydrolase; this encodes MKTALSVITLCLALGPSAFAADLPAAPDPAYPLSQYVTQVNADNTVTYRYFAPAAKSVSVVVGIPTPENIHPMTKDASGIWSWRGPVMQPNLYEYFFNVDGVRSIDTGTAMTKPQRQVNTSMVLVPGSILDVNPVPHGDLITLTYHSAALKSERQLFVWTPPGYSEQGKPLPVLYFYHGFGDTGRSAIDQGRIAQIMDNLLAAGKIAPMLVVVPDTETDAAGIVPETFVPNERRKAFYPLNAQAADRELMNDIIPLISQRFNVRDDAEGRALAGLSQGGYQALVSGMNHLERFGWLATFSGVTTTSVPDAGVSARLNDPQAINKQLRNFTVVVGEKDAVTGKDIAGLKQELEKRQIKFDYHEYPGLNHEMDVWRPAYADFVQKLFK
- a CDS encoding carbohydrate porin, with product MFRRTLITSAILMMAPLGQAVSAPLTVEQRLELLEKALKETQAELQQYKDKEIVKTQTARPAKKPDAVLVKTEDAHTEAVYSSITMKDFSKFVKDEIGFSYNGYFRSGWGTASHGSPKSWAIGSLGRFGNEYSGWFDLQLKQRVYNEGNKRVDAIVMLDGNVGQQYSTGWFGDNAGGENYLQFSDMYVTTQGFLPFAPEADFWVGKHGAPKIEIQMLDWKTQRTDAAAGVGLENWKVGPGKVDIALVREDVDDYDRELKNKQQLNTNTIDLRYKELPLWDKASLMVSGRYVAANQSSGEKYNQDNNGYYPWKDTWMVGTTLTQKLDSGGFNEYSVLVANNSIASSFSRYAGSSPFTTSNGRYYGDHTNGTAVRVTSQGEMYLRDDVIMASALVYSFGNDVYSYETGAHSDFESIRAVVRPAYIWDQYNQSGVELGYFKQQNTDLTGKKYYESGYKTTLFHTFKVNTSMLTSRPELRFYGTYIKAEETELDNFTFEDQKKDQFAIGAQAEIWW
- the pstB gene encoding phosphate ABC transporter ATP-binding protein PstB, with protein sequence MSMVDTAPGKLAVRDLNFYYGKFHALKNINLDIAKNQVTAFIGPSGCGKSTLLRTFNKMYSLYPEQRAEGEILLDGDNILTNTQDIALLRAKVGMVFQKPTPFPMSIYDNIAFGVRLFEKLSRADMDERVQWALTKAALWNETKDKLHQSGYSLSGGQQQRLCIARGIAIRPEVLLLDEPCSALDPISTGRIEELITELKQDYTVVIVTHNMQQAARCSDHTAFMYLGELIEFSNTDDLFTKPAKKQTEDYITGRYG
- the yieH gene encoding 6-phosphogluconate phosphatase, whose protein sequence is MSQIDAVFFDCDGTLVDSEVICSRAYVTMFQEFGITLDLEETFKRFKGVKLYEIIDIINAEHGVSLAKADLEPVYRAEVARLFDSELEAINGASTLLDSMAVPMCVVSNGPVSKMQHSLGKLQMLHHFPEKLYSGYDIQRWKPDPAMMFHAAKAMNVNVENCILVDDSSAGAQAGIAAGMEVFYFCADPHNPPLDHPKVTTFTDLGQLPELWKARGWNITR